The sequence below is a genomic window from Setaria italica strain Yugu1 chromosome IV, Setaria_italica_v2.0, whole genome shotgun sequence.
GACTTGATCCAGGATATAGAGCCCTTGGACCTAAGTATTTTCTGAGACTCAGTTGCATTATTAGGCATGtgatttgcttttgcttttgcttttgcttttgttgCATACATAATGTACAGATATTTGATTATGCTATGTTAGTTCTGACATTCCCAATTGACAAACAATTTGCAACAGACCACTGAATTAGGCCCATAGGCCTCATCCATTCCTTCATCAAAATCATCCCCAAAGCATTGGCAATTAGGCTGCAGCCGCACATGAACTCAATTATCTTCAAATACCAGAGTGCATTCATCAAGAAGCGGAGTATTCATGACAACTGCATGACGGTGCGCAATACGGCTAGACGATATCATAGAAATAAAGTACTTGTCGTCTTCCTCAAGTTGAATATTGTGAAAGCCTTTGACTCCATCAAGTGAGATTACTTACTCTCGCTGTTACAACACCTGGGCTTTCCGACATGTTGGCGCGACTGGATCGTGGCAATACTATCCACTTCCTCCGCCCGAGTACTCCTAAAAAGAGTCCGAAACCAGCCTCTTAAGCATGGCAGGGGTTTACGACAAGGCGATCCCCTGTCACTGCTCCTCTTCGTCATAGCAATTGACCCACTGCAAAGGCTGCTGGAATTGGTAACAAAATGGGAGTCCTTAGAAGAATCCGTGGACGGGCACCGTCATGCTGTATATCGATGTACGCTGATGATGCGGCGATGTTCATCGCAACCAAGAAAAGAGGAGATGGACGTGTTGGTCAACATTTTGGGCATGTTAGGAGAAGTAACAGGACTGAAAACAAACTACAAGTTAACCACCGTCCCTATCTGCTATGAGGGACTGAAAACAAACTTCCACAAGTCAACCGCCATCCCTATCTGCTGTGAGGGACTGAAAACAAACTTCCACAAGTTAACCGCCGTCCCTATCTGCTGTGAGGGACTGAAAACAAACTTCCACAAGTAAACCGCCGTCCCATCCCTATCTGCTGCGAGGGATTGAAACAAACTTCCACAAGTCAACTGTTATCCCTATCTGCTGTGAAGGCATACAACTGGTACTACAAAATTTACCGGCAAAGCATGGCACTTTCCCTGTCAAATATCTTGGCCTACCGTTGTCCACAACACGTCTAAAGACGGTCCGACTTCCAACCTCTAGTGGACAAGGCTGTTGGCAAACTTAGCAATTGGAGCGGAAGGAACATGACGATAGCCAGAAGACTTACACTTGTTAAATTAGTACATGCGGAAAGTGCAAAGTGAACTAGGCACGGTCGGTAAGGCCTCGGAAAGGGAGCGGACTCGGAGTACTGCACCTTAGAAAATTCTCCAGAGCTTTACGTCTTCGCTGGCTTTGGCAGGAATGGATGAACGAGGGCCCGCATTGGGAGGGATGTGATATCCCTTGCTCGCAAATTGACCATAAACTTTTTGCTGCGGCCACCAAGATTACAATTGGAGACGGCAAAAAACATCATTCTGGCACAACGGCTGGGTCAATGGATAGAGGTCGAGGAGAAAAAACAGGTCCTTGTACGAGGCGGTGACCGGTGACGCATGGATTCGGGATTTAAACCTTCTACATCGCGGTTTCTCTGTAGCACATTTTATCAAGTACCACCACCTATGGGTCGAAGTAAACTGGGTgcaactaagggggtgtttggatacaaggtgctaaactttagtagagtcacatcagatgttcagatgctaattgcacagatgaggACTAAACACTTAGAGTCTTTTATTTACGCGGCATGACACTTGTAGTTGTTACATTACGGAGTTCTAGTGGTATTTTTGTTTCGCTCTATCCTGTGATGGGATGAGGGTGTATAACATGTACAGATTTTTTTACTCGGTTTGCCGAgctttcctctttttttaatatagcagcagctctcctgctacctcgtttcgaaaaaaaagaatCTATTGATAAAAAGAGGAATTTTGAATTCTTGGTACCCACCTACCGTACACTGATTACGTGCACATTCATCGTCCATGGTTCCCGTTTATATCTCACATCACATGCATTCTCAGTCTCGCACGCGCGCCATTTAAGTTGCTTGCACCCCTACCTACATCTACACCTCCATTGCATTGGCATTCGTcttcccggccggccggcagcaaCGGAGAGCTAGTAGCATGGCGGACGAACCGAGGACGGCGAACAACGGGGAGGATCAGCCGGAGACGGTCAAGCCGccgacgcgggcggcggcgctgccgctggGCATGGTGATGGTGCAGGTGCTCACCGTGGTGATGCTGCTGCTCTCCAAGCTGGCCCTCAACACCGGCATGCGCCCCGTCGTCCTCATCGTCTACCgcaacctcgtcgccgccgccgccgtcgcgccgctcgCATTCGTCTTGGAGAGGTACCACTGCCTAGCTGCTGCCTGTTCCTTAATTACATATTGCATTAATTGGCTTCTTCATTCCTTGAGTAATTGAAACATGCATGGATGGACTCTGTAGGTAGTTTACCTAACACCAGCTAGCTGTGCATCAGCAAGAACACACCAGTTAGTTGTGCATCAGCAAGAACACCATGCATGCTTCTTTCCTATAGCGTACGTCATTACGTGCTGCATGCATTATGATTCTGTATGCTTTTTAGAATAGGAGAACTTTTGCACCTGCACTTGACGCTACGGTCACCGCCCGGACAATCGTACACACACCACAATTCTGAATTACGGCATAGTACGACAGTTACACGATCAAGTACAGTCAGATACCAAGCAGAGTAGGCTGTGTTTATCATTCATGCATTCTTATGCATCATGCACACTGATTGATTGATCGATGCACTGTTTGCATCCGGAATCCAAGGGGCAGGGGCTATTAGCGTTGTTGACTGCCAACTGTAACGACAACCTGCAGTCCACATCTCCATTGGCCCCTGCTGCATTCAGCTTCTAAGAAACGGGCAAATTTCAACGCAATTTCATCTCTGTCTTTGTCCTTTTGTGCTGTGTCGCTTATAGTCTAAAGGTTACTTACCTGATGTCCTGATGAACAAAGACAGAACCAGATGTGACTGGTTACAGTGCCAATGGCCAACTGATCTGGCAccagtcaggactcaggagacGCAAGAAGAAATGTCTCTGTCAGACTGCTACTGTCGCCAACTTGTATAATATGCCTCAGACGACAGATATAGCAACACTCTTGTCGCATGCTGGAGTGGGTGAGGGAGTTTTGCTTGGATACAGTCAGTGGCGGTGAGGGAGGGGCCTGGGCCCCCCTATGCCTTGCAATTTTCCACCGATAAGTTTGAATTCAACcaaatttttggaaaaaaaaattacattccTATTATTTTGGACAAAAGTACAGCGCAGCCCACAACTGCATCCATATGCACCGTTGATGGTGCACACGGGAGCAAACGGAGGCCTGGGAGCACCAGAACCTTCGTGCACCGTGCCTATCTTATGCTAATGCAAAAGTGATAAAGAAGATGAATTAATCACTGCTAAATGTATTGtgtatttttttagataaaggaatagTTCAATATTCCGGTCTCTACATCACAAATTAATATATTCAGCTATTATTAAAAAAGCAAACCACACATGCTTGAATAGGTGACATGATAAAGTAAACAACCTATAAACATAGCTTATTACTAAACTGCCACCCATTTTTTGCGAAGATCTCCATGGTCGTAGTCTCCAAAGCTCAACACGCCTGTGGTATAGTGTCTTTGTCCTCCTTCTGAAGCAACGCCCAAAATCTTATCCAGTGCGTCGCCATGAATAGAATCTGCAAACAAGGTGTATGCCTCACTAGATGATAGCTAGGTTGATACATCACATACCTACCTGTTCAGTGTTCTCCATTGTTACTCATGCTTTCTGCtattcttcttgttcttgatggtaCTCCGTACTAACTTGTTATACCTACACGCAGTGCTATCCATTGTTACTCATGATACAAATTGCTGTCTATGTAGAGATCTTTTCATGAAAAATATGTCATGATGTTCAATAACGAGTTTCCTTTCGAATTCCATTTCATGATGTATTGCCATCTTGTCTGTTGCAGGGAAATGTGGAAGAAACTGAATTTGGTTGTGTTGGGTTGGATTTCCTTAAATGCTACATTCGGGTGAGCACTCACACTCAGCCTGTATATATTTGTTTTGTTGTGAATGTTAGACATGCGTAGACAAAATTCATAGGAGATACGTATCTTGTACGTATTATCTGTTTCAAAGTGAATCTGCATCTTGTGTTGCAGAGTCGTCCTAGCAATGGGGTTGTACTACTATGGGCTGCAGGCCACTAACCCTGCTTACTCTGTTGTCTTCCTGAACCTGATCCCTATTGTCACCTTCGTCATCGCCATCGTGCTCGGGTATGCATGAGATCCATATATGTGCCATAACATAGAGAAGGAGGGTTATGATCGACATacctgcatggctgcatctGCAAAATAATGTACATTTCATTCAGAGAGGAGAGGGTGGCGCTGGGGAAATGGCCTGGCAGGATGATGCTCGTGGGCACTCTGACGTGCTTGGGTGGGACGATGATAGTGAGCCTGCTAAAAGGGCGGCTTCTGCACCTGTGGCCTACACACCTTCTGAAATCCTCCCACGGCGGTGCGCCGGCGAGCGGTGCTCATCACGATGGCATGGTCGCCGGCACACTCTTCTTGTGTGGCAGCTGCCTTAGCTACGCCTTGTGGTTCATCGTGCAGGTACTGCCGTACTAGTGAGTGCCAATATATAGTCTGATATATAAAGTCATACTTTTGTTGTGGATTGAAATAAGATATCACTATGACTGACTCTACTCATCCGTGCTGATGATGCCTTTCCACTGTGATGAACAATATGTATAACAGGCAAGTCTTGGAAAGATTTTCCCATCAAAGTACTGGGCGACGACGTTGACGTGCCTGTCGGGAAGCTTTCAGTCTTTTGTGGTGGGCGTGATCCTCAACCATGACAGAGCAGATTGGAGGCTCAAGTGGGACCTGCAGCTTCTGACGATCGTCTACTCGGTAATTACCAGTGCTATTTACTTGCCATTAATTGATAGCTACATTTACCCTGCATATAGATGTTAACTGAAGCGATGATTGTCGATGTTCAGGGCGTGTTCAACACGGGCATCACCTTCGTTCTCATCTCATGGGCGGTGAGCCGGCGTGGGCCGATCTACCCTCCCATGTTCAACTCGTTGTCGCTGATCATCACTACGGTGATGGACTCGGTGCTGCTCGGCACCAACATCCACGTGGGAGGGTGAGTACGACAGTATATACGAGTCACTTAATGCTTACTCTGAACAAGCATCAAAAGGCACTGCCGCATATGTGTACTGTAGTTAATCCGACAACTGATCATCGAGTGCACATGTAACATGCTGTGTGTATGGACGATGCGCAGCGTGGTTGGGATGTTGCTGATCACCGTGGGGCTGTACGCGTTCCTGTGGGGGAAAGGCAAGGAGCTACAGGCTGCAATGGTGATGAAGaagccggagcaggaggaggagggcggagtTGAGATGGCCTAGCTAGCCTCTAATAATTTGTTAGCAATTCTATAGGATGTATGTTATAGGTGGACGATGAAGTACAGCTAGCGAGAGAGCAAAACATAACATCTTGTTGTGATCGATGATGAGAGATTGATGATATCATGACTGCACTAGTACTAATGTAATTTACAACAGTCAACAGTGCGGTCTCGATCTCGATCTTATTATTGGGGCTAGTGAACTGCAGATTGACTTGAACCAACAGCTATAGCAGGATTTATAGCTTTCATTCTGTCTGGTAGCCTGTTATCTGAACAACTATATAGCTAGTCCGTCCCCATGAGCCCAAGAACCACCTTGCATTGCCACCCGTTCAAATTCCAACTTGCAAATCCCAAACTGACGTCTAGTGATGGCGCACGGCATGAGCGGGCGGACGGCCTGCGCGGCAGCAGGTGATGGAGGGCAACCAGACGCCGCGTGCGCTCGTGCTGTTCCTGCTTCAATTGCTTGTGATGATTTAGATAGTTTGCTTAAACTAAAGAAAGAACGTACAACAATTTAGATGATTTTGCTTATGATTTATGTCAAATTATTTGCTTATGATTTATGTCAGCGCCTCTTCAAATTTTTCAAAAAGTATTGCTTCCCAATCACCAAGTCTTTTATGGGACAgtccttgacttgccacaaagacTTGGCCACTAAAGCTCACGCCAAGTTccccggtcaccttgatgccgccttcactaaggagcttctccacgaaggaagggggtctccacgtcccccgcaTACGGTCGTCGATACCGCTCCACACTAAGCtagagggtcgaagacttgccgacgagccaccTAGTCTCCAAGGTACCGACACACCTTATACAACAGTGGTTCACTCCTAGAACCGATCACAAGACATGCACACCTTAcactctaggcctatcctagcactaatcacccTCCTAAGCTTGATCCAAGTGAGCTTCACCAACATTCTTCTTGTACTTGCTCTTGTCTAACTTGGATGAGTTATTTTTTTATCTTGCCTTCTAGACAATTAGCAATGAAATAACCTTCCTTGCTACATCCAAAGCATAGCCTCTTTGACTTCCTCTTGGTTTTGTTCCTGTCTTTGTTCTTGTTAAAGAAACTACCCCTTTTTATCaccttctttatttttcttatgaacAAGACCATCTCTTCCTCATCCATACTCTCATTGTCACTATCATCACTATCCTCCTTGATAGTTGCCTTGGATGATGTGCTTGCTCCCttctctttgttcttgttgCTTGTCTTGAGAGCTACCCCATTGTTCTTTTCTAATTGCTCATGAATCTTGGACATTTCTTGGGATAGCTTGGATTCCTTGACGGTGATAAGATGTTCTTCAATTCTTTCAATCACATCCGTCGGAGTGAATTTCTTAAACCCTCTTTTTTCCCTAATCAAGATAGGGAGTTGACATCTCTAGCCATGTAAGCCGAGAAAATCTTGTCAACTACCTCTCTCCTTCTCCACTTGTCACTTTCAATTGTCACTTTCAAGA
It includes:
- the LOC101774328 gene encoding WAT1-related protein At5g64700 → MMFNNEFPFEFHFMMYCHLVCCREMWKKLNLVVLGWISLNATFGVVLAMGLYYYGLQATNPAYSVVFLNLIPIVTFVIAIVLGEERVALGKWPGRMMLVGTLTCLGGTMIVSLLKGRLLHLWPTHLLKSSHGGAPASGAHHDGMVAGTLFLCGSCLSYALWFIVQASLGKIFPSKYWATTLTCLSGSFQSFVVGVILNHDRADWRLKWDLQLLTIVYSGVFNTGITFVLISWAVSRRGPIYPPMFNSLSLIITTVMDSVLLGTNIHVGGVVGMLLITVGLYAFLWGKGKELQAAMVMKKPEQEEEGGVEMA